Proteins from one Syntrophorhabdaceae bacterium genomic window:
- a CDS encoding type II toxin-antitoxin system VapB family antitoxin — MRTNTVLDEELVAEAFKLSKARTKKELVHEALEEFVESRKRLDLLDLAGKIKFAGDYDYKALREGR; from the coding sequence TTGAGAACAAACACAGTCCTCGATGAGGAGTTGGTGGCTGAGGCTTTTAAGCTCAGCAAAGCAAGAACGAAGAAAGAACTTGTCCATGAGGCGCTGGAGGAATTTGTTGAAAGCCGTAAACGTCTCGACCTCCTTGACCTTGCAGGTAAGATTAAGTTCGCCGGGGACTACGATTATAAGGCTCTGCGTGAAGGGAGATGA
- a CDS encoding response regulator transcription factor, whose protein sequence is MFRFAIVDDHPIVRIGLKEIILESFYGATIDEFAAGYELIWNARKNRYDIALLGIDLPDISGIEVLEEIKKKNTKLPVLIVSMHPEEDYATRALRAGAYGYVSKQSATEELLEAMRKVLSGKKYVSPAFADKMLSDFETGAEQAPHDKLSVRELQVLVMIGRGKTVNQMAEGFHLSADTLRTCRAIILQKLGMKGISQLMHYAITRGLI, encoded by the coding sequence ATGTTCCGTTTCGCTATCGTGGATGACCATCCCATCGTGCGCATTGGTTTGAAGGAGATTATACTGGAAAGCTTTTATGGCGCGACAATCGATGAATTTGCAGCGGGTTACGAGCTCATATGGAATGCCCGCAAAAATCGCTACGATATAGCCCTCCTCGGTATCGATCTTCCCGACATAAGCGGTATTGAAGTGCTTGAGGAGATCAAGAAGAAAAATACCAAACTCCCCGTTCTTATTGTAAGCATGCACCCCGAGGAAGACTACGCAACCCGCGCACTAAGGGCCGGCGCGTATGGATACGTCTCCAAACAAAGTGCCACCGAAGAGTTGCTGGAAGCCATGCGTAAAGTCCTGTCCGGCAAGAAGTATGTGAGTCCGGCCTTTGCGGACAAAATGCTGTCCGACTTCGAAACGGGTGCCGAGCAGGCCCCTCACGACAAACTCTCCGTCCGTGAACTTCAGGTGCTGGTCATGATTGGCAGAGGAAAGACGGTAAACCAAATGGCGGAGGGTTTCCATTTAAGTGCGGATACTTTGAGAACCTGCCGCGCCATTATCTTACAGAAACTGGGCATGAAAGGAATCAGCCAGTTGATGCACTATGCCATAACACGCGGATTGATATAA
- a CDS encoding PIN domain-containing protein: MECRKKGITIRSTIDCLIAQTVLEHNLILLHSDDDFNAISKVIPLRFW; encoded by the coding sequence ATGGAATGCCGTAAGAAGGGAATCACCATCAGGAGCACAATCGACTGTCTCATCGCCCAGACCGTCCTGGAGCACAATCTCATACTCCTTCACAGCGATGACGATTTTAATGCAATATCAAAGGTCATCCCGCTCAGGTTCTGGTGA
- a CDS encoding phosphoglycerate kinase, producing the protein MKSIDQIDLAGKRVFIRVDFNVPTDDAGNITDDTRIKAHLKTIGYAAEKGAKVILASHMGRPKGKRDDKFSLKRAAARLSELSGKPVLFVNDCVGPEAEKAVASMKPGDVILLENLRFYIGEEKNDEGFAKQLAALSDVYIDDAFAVSHRAAASNTAITALVKECAAGFLLKDEIDYFNKAMGNPVRPLAAIIGGAKVSDKIGVLEKIIEKVDMLLIGGAMAFTFLKAKGYEIGKSKCEEDMLDTARGIMEKAAARNVKLYLPVDTVIAPEPSASAEMKVVTVEAMPKDWMGLDIGPATTSLFSDAVKTAKTIVWNGPLGMFELEPFSKGTFGVVRAVANSGALTIVGGGDTDTAVHQAGESAKISYISTGGGAFLELLEGKTLPGVAALGA; encoded by the coding sequence ATGAAAAGCATAGATCAGATAGATTTGGCCGGTAAGAGGGTGTTCATCCGCGTCGATTTCAATGTGCCCACGGATGACGCGGGCAACATTACGGACGATACGAGAATAAAAGCCCATCTCAAGACCATCGGGTACGCAGCCGAAAAGGGCGCAAAAGTCATCCTCGCGTCCCACATGGGCAGGCCCAAAGGGAAGAGGGACGACAAATTTTCTCTGAAACGGGCTGCGGCAAGGCTTTCGGAGCTCTCGGGAAAGCCGGTCCTCTTCGTAAACGACTGCGTAGGCCCCGAGGCGGAGAAGGCGGTGGCCTCTATGAAGCCTGGAGACGTCATACTCCTTGAAAACCTCCGGTTCTACATAGGAGAGGAGAAGAACGACGAAGGTTTTGCAAAACAGTTGGCAGCCCTTTCCGACGTCTACATAGACGACGCCTTTGCCGTCTCCCACAGGGCGGCAGCGTCGAACACGGCCATTACGGCCCTGGTGAAAGAGTGCGCCGCGGGGTTCCTCCTCAAGGACGAGATCGATTATTTCAATAAAGCCATGGGGAACCCGGTAAGGCCGCTGGCCGCGATCATCGGAGGGGCAAAGGTTTCCGACAAGATCGGCGTCCTCGAGAAGATCATCGAGAAGGTGGACATGCTCCTTATCGGCGGCGCAATGGCATTTACTTTCCTTAAAGCAAAGGGATACGAGATCGGGAAATCGAAATGCGAAGAGGATATGCTCGATACGGCCCGGGGAATCATGGAGAAGGCAGCGGCCCGGAACGTGAAACTCTACCTGCCCGTCGACACGGTGATCGCTCCCGAGCCTTCGGCAAGCGCGGAAATGAAGGTGGTGACCGTGGAAGCGATGCCAAAGGACTGGATGGGCCTCGATATCGGACCCGCCACGACCTCTCTTTTCTCCGATGCCGTTAAAACCGCAAAAACGATCGTATGGAACGGGCCTCTCGGCATGTTCGAACTCGAGCCTTTCAGCAAGGGGACTTTCGGCGTGGTCCGGGCGGTAGCCAATTCCGGCGCCCTCACCATAGTGGGCGGAGGAGACACGGACACCGCGGTCCATCAGGCGGGTGAAAGCGCGAAGATCTCCTACATCTCTACAGGCGGAGGCGCCTTCCTCGAACTCCTCGAGGGTAAGACACTTCCCGGAGTCGCCGCGCTCGGCGCATAA
- the tpiA gene encoding triose-phosphate isomerase: MRNWMIAGNWKMHTTISDARTLAAAVAEGTGGLDQGEVVIAPPFTALSAVNEVIRGTRVSLAAQNMFYEDKGAFTGEIAPSMLRDAGCAYVIIGHSERRKYFHETDETVNLKVKKCLTEGLKPIFCVGETLEEREQGVTEFVIGGQLKKGLYGVASLDNVVIAYEPVWAIGTGKTALPIEAEEVHRFIRQLIADMYGDFDQNVRILYGGSVTGENIGDLIGMEDIDGGLVGGASLKAEGFLAIIKNAAEKKKC, encoded by the coding sequence GTGAGAAACTGGATGATTGCGGGGAACTGGAAGATGCATACCACGATTTCCGATGCGAGGACTCTCGCTGCCGCGGTGGCGGAGGGGACAGGCGGGCTCGATCAGGGCGAGGTGGTAATCGCGCCCCCCTTTACCGCCCTCAGTGCGGTCAATGAGGTAATTAGGGGCACCAGGGTTTCTCTTGCCGCCCAAAACATGTTCTACGAGGACAAGGGCGCCTTCACCGGCGAAATCGCCCCCTCCATGCTCAGGGACGCAGGGTGCGCCTATGTAATTATCGGTCATTCGGAGCGGAGGAAATACTTCCATGAAACGGACGAGACCGTAAACCTCAAAGTCAAGAAATGCCTTACCGAGGGTTTGAAGCCGATCTTCTGTGTGGGCGAGACGCTCGAAGAGCGGGAGCAGGGGGTGACGGAGTTCGTGATAGGTGGGCAGTTGAAAAAGGGCCTCTACGGCGTAGCCTCCCTCGACAATGTGGTCATCGCCTATGAGCCGGTCTGGGCCATCGGAACAGGTAAGACCGCCCTGCCCATCGAGGCGGAGGAGGTCCACCGCTTTATCAGGCAATTGATCGCCGATATGTATGGAGATTTCGATCAAAACGTGCGTATACTATACGGCGGAAGCGTCACAGGGGAAAATATCGGCGATCTCATCGGCATGGAAGATATCGACGGCGGCCTTGTGGGCGGCGCATCCTTGAAAGCCGAAGGCTTTCTGGCTATAATTAAAAACGCAGCGGAGAAGAAGAAATGTTGA
- the secG gene encoding preprotein translocase subunit SecG: MLTAIGIIHVLASIALVCIVLLQTGRGSEIGAAFGSGSSQTLFGSSGSTVFMTKLTTATVAIFMVTSMLLAYFYSHR, from the coding sequence ATGTTGACAGCAATCGGTATAATACACGTATTAGCGTCCATAGCCCTCGTATGTATCGTCCTCCTCCAGACAGGTCGTGGCTCGGAGATAGGGGCAGCCTTCGGGAGCGGTTCGAGCCAGACCCTTTTCGGTAGCTCGGGCTCAACAGTCTTCATGACCAAACTGACCACGGCCACGGTCGCGATCTTCATGGTCACGAGCATGCTCCTTGCATATTTTTATAGCCATAGATAA
- a CDS encoding DNA-3-methyladenine glycosylase, producing MDKGRIRHLRRAELPVDTVELARYLIGKTLVHDLGKGRIRGRIVETEAYVIDDASGHAFRGRTPRNRSLYLERGHAYVYLVYGSSYLLNVTSELPGIGAGVLLRALEPLEGIALMQARRGSTRLRDLARGPGRLSKAMWIDAGYDGVDLCTDRSLWLGPASQPTRPIGKSVRIGLTREVERMLRFFESDNPFVSGPKQPPEGSDKIVI from the coding sequence TTGGATAAGGGCCGCATCCGTCATCTTCGTCGCGCGGAGCTGCCGGTCGACACGGTCGAGCTGGCGCGTTATCTCATTGGCAAGACGCTGGTCCATGATCTCGGAAAGGGCAGGATAAGGGGACGCATCGTTGAGACGGAAGCCTATGTCATCGACGATGCAAGCGGGCATGCCTTTCGCGGACGGACGCCACGCAATCGCTCGCTATATCTTGAACGCGGCCATGCGTACGTCTACTTAGTATATGGTTCGTCGTATTTACTCAACGTCACAAGTGAGTTGCCCGGGATCGGCGCAGGGGTGCTGCTGCGCGCACTCGAACCGCTGGAAGGAATCGCGTTGATGCAAGCTCGTCGTGGTTCAACGCGGTTACGTGACCTCGCGAGAGGGCCGGGCCGGCTATCCAAGGCGATGTGGATCGACGCGGGATACGACGGTGTAGACCTATGCACGGACAGGTCGCTGTGGCTCGGTCCGGCATCGCAGCCGACCCGCCCAATCGGAAAAAGCGTGCGCATTGGTTTAACGCGGGAGGTGGAGCGCATGCTCCGCTTTTTTGAGTCCGACAACCCGTTCGTGAGCGGTCCGAAGCAGCCCCCGGAAGGTTCTGACAAGATAGTGATATAG
- a CDS encoding RNA polymerase factor sigma-32, with protein MIDDLFPANGKKEGEPNEDKGLAVPFDALKTYLAEVSKCPLMTREKEHAVSLLAFDHKDPDAARELVTANLRLVVKIALGYYGTYLNLLDLIQEGNYGILRAVKKYNPHRGTKFSSYASYWIRAYMLKYIMDSWSMVKIGTTQGQRKLFFGLKKETRRLEALGIYPEPHIIATSLQVEERDVEEMQQRVLSGDLSLETPAYADSDDTVMDTLRSNDDVFEIVNRKEEKELFSRKITNFRDSLNVKAAFIFDHRIMSEEPQTLQEIAIVFNISRERVRQIERKILGNLKEHFIAEAADSFGLMKRIKKPVFHTRPKEESYPARHMVQG; from the coding sequence ATGATTGATGATTTATTTCCCGCCAATGGAAAGAAGGAAGGAGAGCCCAATGAAGACAAGGGCTTGGCCGTTCCTTTCGATGCCCTAAAGACCTATCTCGCCGAGGTATCGAAGTGCCCGTTAATGACGCGGGAAAAAGAGCATGCGGTTTCCCTGCTCGCGTTCGACCACAAGGATCCGGATGCGGCCCGGGAGCTCGTCACGGCAAATCTCAGGCTTGTCGTAAAGATCGCGCTCGGATACTATGGTACATACCTCAATCTCCTCGACCTTATCCAGGAAGGGAATTACGGGATACTCCGCGCGGTAAAGAAATATAATCCCCATAGAGGCACGAAATTTTCGAGCTATGCCTCATACTGGATCAGGGCCTACATGTTGAAGTACATCATGGATTCATGGAGCATGGTCAAGATAGGCACCACCCAGGGTCAGAGGAAGCTTTTTTTTGGTCTGAAAAAGGAAACGAGAAGGCTCGAAGCCCTCGGCATCTATCCCGAGCCGCACATTATCGCCACCTCCCTCCAGGTGGAGGAAAGGGATGTGGAAGAGATGCAGCAGAGGGTACTGTCGGGCGACCTCTCTCTTGAGACCCCCGCCTATGCCGACAGTGACGACACGGTCATGGACACGCTACGGAGCAATGATGATGTATTCGAAATAGTGAACCGCAAAGAGGAGAAGGAGCTGTTCTCAAGAAAAATCACGAATTTCAGGGATTCGCTGAACGTCAAGGCGGCCTTCATTTTCGATCACCGCATCATGTCGGAAGAACCTCAAACCCTCCAGGAGATCGCAATTGTCTTCAACATTTCCCGGGAGCGGGTGAGGCAGATAGAAAGGAAAATCCTGGGAAATTTGAAGGAGCATTTCATCGCGGAGGCCGCAGATTCCTTCGGGCTCATGAAGAGAATAAAAAAACCTGTTTTTCATACCCGCCCCAAGGAAGAGTCCTATCCCGCACGCCATATGGTGCAAGGGTAA
- a CDS encoding cation transporter, with amino-acid sequence MRKTVFRIAKMDCPSEEQMIRMKLEAIDSVKSLHFDIPGRTLEINHQDNYDGLLAALDCLDLDTKLLSSEEADLQFVQEDHHKERHVLLQVLAVNFGFFALEIITGLIAGSMGLVADSLDMLADSIVYGLSLGAVGTAISRKKKVAGIAGYFQLGLAIVGFAEVIRRFLGHGEAPDFLLMIVISCLALGGNTVCLYLLQKAKSREAHMQASMIFTSNDVIVNAGVIVAGILVYLSASNLPDLITGTIIFLLVGRGAYRILRLSR; translated from the coding sequence ATGAGGAAGACAGTATTCAGAATAGCCAAAATGGATTGTCCTTCGGAAGAACAAATGATCCGGATGAAGCTGGAGGCTATAGACAGTGTAAAATCACTTCATTTCGATATACCCGGGCGCACGCTCGAAATCAATCACCAGGACAACTACGACGGCCTCCTTGCCGCCCTCGACTGCCTCGACCTCGATACGAAGCTTCTTTCTTCCGAAGAGGCCGATCTGCAGTTCGTGCAGGAAGATCACCACAAGGAAAGGCACGTGCTTCTTCAGGTCCTCGCCGTCAACTTCGGCTTTTTCGCCCTTGAAATCATTACAGGCCTAATCGCAGGCTCCATGGGCCTCGTCGCCGACAGCCTCGACATGCTCGCCGACAGCATCGTCTATGGATTATCCCTGGGCGCGGTGGGCACCGCGATCTCCCGGAAAAAGAAGGTAGCCGGGATTGCAGGGTATTTTCAGCTGGGCCTTGCCATTGTGGGGTTCGCGGAGGTGATCAGGCGCTTTCTGGGGCATGGCGAGGCCCCGGATTTTCTTCTCATGATCGTGATCTCATGCCTCGCCCTTGGGGGAAATACGGTCTGCCTCTATCTCCTCCAAAAGGCGAAAAGCCGTGAAGCCCATATGCAGGCGAGCATGATCTTTACCTCGAACGATGTAATCGTAAACGCCGGCGTCATCGTCGCCGGCATCCTCGTCTACCTCAGCGCTTCGAATCTTCCCGACCTGATCACAGGGACAATAATCTTTCTTTTAGTGGGAAGAGGGGCCTACAGGATCCTGCGGCTGTCGCGATAG
- a CDS encoding nuclear transport factor 2 family protein: protein MEKGRALCSGGPWRRKVPSFIVISILVAGIFCSPALAAKKATGKTPSGTEGEVAAIVKKMADLYKKKDAKGLTALYSRDKGALAIGMGEDERLVGSQKIREGLERTFADFGEIKSVEIIPFATSYSGKTAWFAARMQTTALNGGAAMTFSARLTGVLMKQDKKWLFAQTHLSLPGDPGKAGLYALPPAVLGRIQKKLSTVLNLMDAELGDTASRLSKTGISGDEARKMIEGLCKKSAYAVDCAAIDGKGKMVIVEPQGYRKFEGADISGQEHMKRLHATGKPVFSPVFLSVEGFAAVDLEYPVFSQKNELLGSASILLNPETVFSKAVADEMKKAPSFEIWAMQTDGRVLYDRNRKRTGTVLFKDDLYKPYSEFLSLAERIAKEKEGHGFYRFSTGDTDKAVTQEAFWTTVALHGTEWRLVASRQAEPQGGTK from the coding sequence ATGGAGAAGGGAAGGGCCTTGTGTTCCGGAGGACCGTGGAGGAGAAAAGTCCCGTCATTTATCGTCATTTCAATTCTCGTCGCGGGAATTTTCTGCTCCCCGGCCCTTGCCGCGAAGAAGGCCACGGGCAAGACACCCTCCGGGACCGAGGGGGAAGTGGCGGCGATCGTGAAAAAGATGGCCGATCTCTATAAAAAGAAAGACGCGAAAGGTCTCACGGCCCTCTATTCGAGGGACAAGGGCGCCCTCGCCATCGGCATGGGAGAGGATGAAAGGCTGGTGGGCTCTCAGAAGATACGGGAGGGCCTGGAAAGGACCTTCGCAGACTTTGGGGAGATCAAGTCCGTAGAAATAATCCCTTTCGCCACCTCCTACTCGGGAAAAACCGCCTGGTTCGCCGCCCGGATGCAGACGACCGCCCTCAATGGCGGCGCGGCCATGACCTTTTCGGCACGACTGACCGGTGTCCTCATGAAACAGGACAAAAAGTGGCTCTTTGCCCAGACCCACCTCTCCCTTCCCGGGGACCCGGGAAAAGCCGGACTCTACGCCCTGCCTCCCGCAGTCCTGGGCAGGATACAGAAAAAGCTCTCCACCGTGCTCAATCTCATGGACGCCGAGCTCGGCGACACTGCATCCCGTTTATCGAAAACGGGTATCTCGGGGGACGAGGCGCGAAAGATGATCGAAGGCCTCTGCAAGAAAAGCGCCTATGCGGTTGACTGCGCCGCCATAGACGGGAAAGGAAAGATGGTGATAGTAGAGCCCCAGGGGTACAGAAAATTCGAAGGCGCCGATATAAGCGGCCAGGAGCATATGAAAAGGCTCCATGCCACGGGCAAGCCTGTATTCAGCCCGGTCTTTCTCTCCGTTGAAGGTTTCGCGGCGGTGGACCTGGAGTACCCCGTGTTCTCGCAAAAAAACGAGCTTCTCGGATCGGCGAGCATCCTTCTCAACCCGGAAACTGTCTTTTCGAAGGCTGTCGCCGATGAAATGAAAAAGGCCCCATCCTTCGAAATATGGGCGATGCAGACCGACGGTCGAGTCCTCTATGACCGAAACAGGAAGAGAACAGGCACCGTACTTTTCAAGGATGACTTATACAAACCCTACTCGGAGTTCCTCTCTCTCGCCGAGCGGATCGCAAAGGAGAAGGAAGGACACGGGTTTTACCGCTTCTCTACGGGCGACACCGACAAGGCCGTGACACAGGAGGCATTCTGGACCACAGTAGCCCTCCACGGCACCGAGTGGCGGCTGGTGGCAAGCCGGCAGGCGGAACCTCAGGGGGGAACCAAATAA
- the gap gene encoding type I glyceraldehyde-3-phosphate dehydrogenase: protein MSIKVGINGFGRIGRLVFRAGLGNKDVEFVAVNDLTDARTLGHLLKYDSVHGILDAEVKATDNSIIVNGKELKTYQVRDPEQLPWKDLGVDVALESTGRFTDREGAMKHLAAGAKKVIISAPAKNPDVTFVLGVNQEVYDKTKHHIISMGSCTTNGLAPIVRVLHNEFGIERGLMTTIHAYTNDQVIQDEPHKDLRRARAAALSMIPTTTGAAKAISEIIPELKGKLDGLSIRVPIPNVSLVDFVATLAKSTTKEEVNAKLKQYADGPMKGYLFCSDEPLVSRDYNGNSASSTVDLPNTMVSGNMVKILSWYDNEWGFSSRMAELLSFIMR, encoded by the coding sequence ATGTCTATCAAAGTTGGAATCAACGGGTTTGGCAGGATAGGGAGGCTGGTCTTCAGGGCGGGCCTTGGGAACAAAGATGTGGAATTCGTTGCAGTCAACGACCTCACTGACGCCAGGACACTCGGCCACCTTCTGAAGTACGACTCCGTCCACGGGATACTGGACGCGGAGGTAAAGGCTACAGATAATTCCATCATCGTAAACGGGAAGGAATTAAAGACATATCAGGTGAGGGACCCGGAGCAGCTTCCATGGAAAGACCTCGGCGTGGACGTCGCCCTCGAGAGCACGGGAAGGTTTACGGACCGGGAAGGGGCGATGAAGCATCTCGCCGCCGGGGCGAAAAAAGTCATAATCTCCGCACCGGCCAAAAATCCCGATGTGACCTTCGTGCTCGGGGTGAACCAGGAAGTCTACGATAAGACCAAACACCACATTATTTCCATGGGGTCCTGCACCACAAATGGTTTGGCCCCCATCGTGAGGGTGCTCCATAACGAGTTCGGCATCGAGCGCGGCCTCATGACCACAATCCATGCCTACACCAACGACCAGGTCATTCAGGATGAGCCCCATAAGGACCTGCGAAGGGCCCGGGCGGCCGCCCTCTCCATGATCCCCACCACCACGGGGGCAGCGAAGGCGATTTCCGAGATCATCCCCGAGCTGAAGGGAAAACTCGACGGCCTCTCTATCAGGGTGCCTATCCCCAACGTATCCCTCGTCGATTTCGTGGCGACCCTGGCGAAGAGCACCACCAAAGAAGAGGTCAACGCGAAGCTGAAACAGTACGCCGACGGTCCGATGAAGGGCTATCTCTTCTGCAGCGATGAGCCCCTCGTCTCACGGGACTACAATGGGAATTCCGCGTCGAGCACCGTCGATCTTCCCAACACAATGGTGAGCGGCAATATGGTGAAGATACTCTCCTGGTACGACAACGAGTGGGGTTTCTCAAGCAGGATGGCGGAGCTCCTTTCCTTCATCATGAGGTGA
- a CDS encoding WD40 repeat domain-containing protein yields MKKFISFSVLCIVISVVFAIPHGVADTNQGKIEIVSGSAVNSLAFSPDGKLLASGHNARNVEIWDATTGKKLVALEGHGDIDSWGGPAGKGSVNSVVFSPDGKVLASGGSDSRIILWDTGTWKQTKSLQAGSSWVSSLAFSPDGKLLASGGTDCLITLWDVATWQKVKELKGHDRAINSVVFSKDGRVLASGSEDRLVIMWDPSTGNRIATLDARSRRVCSIDFAPDARVLASGGNFPNIVLWDVAAASRLKLIPTTQRSMVLSLKYAADGKTLASSYYNGRIDLWETEAPFRRKMLSVESSPVNFLTFRQDGKVLASGDQAGKIIVWLNGVSPWGPPNIP; encoded by the coding sequence GTGAAAAAGTTCATTTCGTTCTCCGTCCTCTGTATCGTCATATCAGTGGTTTTTGCAATACCCCACGGTGTGGCTGACACGAACCAGGGAAAAATTGAGATAGTTTCCGGGTCCGCCGTAAATTCGCTCGCCTTCAGTCCCGACGGCAAGCTCCTTGCGTCGGGACATAATGCCAGAAACGTCGAGATTTGGGATGCTACCACTGGAAAAAAACTTGTGGCCCTCGAGGGCCATGGCGACATTGATTCGTGGGGGGGTCCGGCAGGTAAAGGCTCGGTTAATTCAGTAGTCTTCAGCCCTGATGGGAAGGTCCTCGCATCGGGCGGCAGCGACTCTCGCATCATTCTGTGGGATACCGGGACATGGAAACAGACCAAGAGCCTCCAAGCAGGGTCCTCCTGGGTCAGTTCTTTGGCCTTTAGTCCTGATGGAAAACTCCTCGCGTCCGGAGGAACCGATTGTTTAATCACTCTTTGGGATGTTGCGACATGGCAGAAGGTGAAAGAACTTAAAGGTCACGACCGCGCGATCAACAGCGTTGTGTTTAGTAAGGACGGCAGGGTGCTTGCTTCAGGCTCCGAAGACAGGTTGGTCATTATGTGGGACCCCTCCACGGGGAACAGAATAGCCACCCTTGACGCCCGTTCCCGCAGGGTTTGTTCGATCGATTTTGCGCCGGACGCCAGGGTCCTCGCGTCAGGTGGTAATTTTCCCAATATTGTGCTCTGGGATGTGGCTGCAGCATCTCGCTTGAAACTGATACCGACCACCCAACGGTCTATGGTGCTCTCCCTCAAATATGCCGCCGATGGCAAGACGCTCGCCTCATCGTACTACAATGGGCGAATCGATCTATGGGAGACGGAAGCCCCTTTTCGAAGGAAGATGCTCAGTGTCGAAAGTAGCCCGGTGAATTTCCTGACTTTTAGACAGGACGGCAAAGTGCTGGCCTCCGGCGATCAAGCCGGCAAAATTATCGTATGGTTGAACGGAGTCAGCCCCTGGGGACCCCCCAATATTCCGTAA
- a CDS encoding response regulator → MSAKRKILVVDDDFMICTVVEFSLKKLGYDVVVATTGEDARKLFLNKRFTLDLAMVDEHLPDASGRKLCGELAGIRPDVLFALHTGDDLVFSGEMRLDGIHAVIPKGLSKTELGEELRHIFEHTSETERIIKMK, encoded by the coding sequence ATGTCGGCCAAGCGAAAGATTCTAGTTGTCGATGATGATTTTATGATCTGCACAGTAGTAGAATTCAGCTTGAAAAAGCTCGGTTATGATGTAGTAGTAGCCACGACAGGCGAAGACGCACGTAAACTATTCCTGAACAAACGCTTTACACTCGATCTGGCTATGGTGGATGAACATCTTCCAGATGCCAGCGGCAGGAAACTTTGCGGGGAACTTGCAGGGATACGTCCAGATGTTTTGTTTGCCTTGCATACAGGCGATGACCTTGTTTTTTCTGGTGAAATGCGGTTAGATGGAATTCATGCCGTGATACCGAAGGGTCTATCAAAAACTGAGCTTGGAGAAGAGTTACGTCACATATTCGAGCATACTTCAGAGACGGAGCGGATAATCAAGATGAAATAA